The Nicotiana sylvestris chromosome 6, ASM39365v2, whole genome shotgun sequence genomic sequence ATTGCTTTATGTAACATGAATATGATCCcttttacaaatgatcagaccccctttatatagtacgGTAGTCCTACTTGTAATACAATCCTAATTACagtaagaaatctcatgattagctgattaatcggcctcttcttgatacgtgccaAGATTCCCGCCGTGATCCTCGCCCGATCACGATTATCTTGGCTTTCCGTTATTTGGCTCGGTGGTCTTCCCTCGCTATTGCTCGATCTCTATCCCACTTGATCTCGATCTTGGCTAGTCTCGATCTCGATCGGTCCCTGAGTCACGAGCTTGGCAATCTAACTTCGTGTCACGGTCCGGTATGACATGGAGTCAAACTTTGGTCTGTCACACCCCGATTTTGATTAATCATACAAAAAGGGCAAgtccgattttgaccgtatacatccTGGAAAACCAAATAGTAATCCACTATATAACAACCAAAAGCATTTGTCCCCTAATATGTGGTACTACTTTGTCCGAAACAAATACAAATGTTAAAGCTTGTTTAATACTAGCTAGTGGTCATTATGAAGATCAAGCAGGTTTAGACGTTGTAGCTGTCTCTCGTAATGATCACCAAGAAGCTTAATTTATTACTCCTCCTTTCATTTTTTAGGATAATAGTTTCTCGACATGTGCATTGCACGTGGGTGTCGAGTTATGATCACACAGTATTATAAAGTTATATTTCTAATATCTATAAGCTTTTATACACGAAAGAATAAGGTACCAGTTACTGTGATAATCAGTGTGAATCTTCGTATAGAAACTTGTTTGTCGATGTCTGGATAATTAAATATTGTCTGAACCTACGAAAAGGAACGATCCAAATTTAAATAGATACATGTGATTTTTCCAACAAGCTCAATGTCCCTATCACTTCACTGAGGGCTTTGATTGCCGATCCGTTGGATTATGCTCACGCTCTATACCTCTACCCATAATTCTATTTTCTGGTCCAAAGCTTACATTAACGATCAAGTAAACAAGGAAATAAGCGAGGAAATAATATGATTTGAAGCTCATGTTTGTGCGGTCgatatttttatttattctatAAATAAGACATTTAGGTTATTTAGAAGGATAATTAGATTACTAGTATTTTTGTTTAGGGGTTCGTACTTTTATAATAACATAAATATTGATTTAGATTTAATGTAGAGTTAGATTTATATATACCTATATTGGATTTTTTATTTGGTGCTAATTCAGCATAGTATTCTTTATTTGCTCATAAATAAAGTTTATTTAAAATGTAGTAATTATTCAAGTGCTAGAGTACTGATTAAGGAGGATCAAGacccttttatttatttaaataaataaataaggagCACAAAAACTACCTCTTTCAGAAGACAAGATTTTTCATGAGTTTGAACGTGTGTCTTTCGAAATTTGAGTTTGAATATGTAGATGTATTGCAAATAATAAACATGACTCAATAGAGCTTATTAACTATTTCGTTCATTTTTTGTCACCCAATTATTTTTGTTCGATATAAAAAAGTTAGACACTTTTAATTTTATTCTCCCTTACGTTTAATTTTCTTAATGTTCAGTACGTACAACTGATAGATAAAAAATAAGTTATTATCATCATCATAAATCAATACTAATTTCTTAGTTCATAAACACCTATAGTAAAATTACATCGAGTTGTTATATATAGCAGTATTATTTAATAATTGTATTACtataaatagaaagaaaaaaaacctgTATCTTTTCTCTCTCAAGAGTTGTGTTGTTTAATAAAATAACTAAGTACTTGAAAAATTCCTAATGGCTAAACAACTAAATGatttctttaaaatttaattattaatgAAAACATTAACTATTTAGAGAAACATGATAAATCTACATCTAATGTAAGAGATTTTAAATTTATAATAAAAGGTCACCAACCTTTAAATTATGTCTAATGTAACCCTAATTTAATTCATAATctcaaaaatatgttcaaataatAATGAAGCCTAATCTACGTCTTACTAACCTTGAAACTATAATCTTTCACATAACTGTAAATTGTATGACAATAAACGGATTCATATGTCAAAAGGAACAACTATTATAGCCTTTCTTGTTTCTAATCATAGCATTTATACAAGACACAATAAAAAGTATGAGATGGCGATCATCCACCATAACATCTTTAAAAGTTGTATTTCATAAAATATTAAGGGaaaaaaacaacaaataaattataAGTTGAGTGAAAAAAATAAAACCCATTTTTTGTTATCAAACTGTTCTAATATGTCCAAATTAGGGCCTGACAGAATATAGTCCTTGCCAATTCACGCGACACCTTCTCACAGTTTGACTCTTTAGAGTCGTGTCTTTTGACATATTCAATGCCGCTTCGTAGTATCTCTGTTTGTAATGACGCATCACTATTCTCATTCCTTCATCCTCTTAAACTTCTTTTCAGTTCCTCTACTCCCATTCCGTGACTTCATCTTTTTAGAATTGCATTATCAAATTTGATATGTTAATATTCATATTTTTTTAGTTCCCTAAGAGCAAAACTACTGTTTTGTATTGTACTCGTAGAGCAATTTTGCATTTTGCTTTTAATCCCTTTTTCTCTATCTCATGGAAGGCCATTATCTTGTATTTGGTTTCAAAGAGGCACGATCATACTTGGATGACTTATTATCTGAAGAGTAGTATAAATATAAATTAATTAGAGAGTACCTAGGAATTCAGTTAAGAAGCAGTTTAAACATTACGTAGTAACTAATCTGAAGGGTTGTATCTTTTCGAATAAAtttgatgtttttatttattttatactaataaaataatttcttttagaaGGATATTTTGGTAATTCAGCTTTTAAGTTATGGGATTCtcacttttaatataatatagatatagatgagtttaataaataaagaaaaagttttataattttaaatatgTCATGACTATAAAAATGTGTTATTAAAGTAAACtaagaagtttaaagttaaattatttcaaGTATataaatttgtattttttttttttgacatcgACTAACAAGAAAAAGTTGTCATATAAAGCATAAGCATGCGCACTTTTTGTCCTAGGTTATTTTTGATTGAAGCATATGCTTGATTTAAGCAAAGAAGAAGATATCCTGTGGATACTTATCCCCAATTTCTTGTTGTAGCCACTGAACGCTTAGGATTAAACGTCATTTAATTCACATTGTGCGCTGAGTCTATATATGCGAGTTACATACACCAAAACAATACCATGAAAACACAGCCTAAATTTGCAGTAAAAAGCAAACATGGCCTCAAACAATCTTACAGTTCTCAATGCACTTGACACAGCACGAACCCAATGGTACCATGTCACTGCCGTTATCATTGCTGGAATGGGTTTTTTCACAGATGCCTACGATCTCTTCTGTATCACCACTGTCTCCAAACTCTTAGGCCGTCTTTATTACTACGATCCTGCTACGCACGCCCCTGGAAAACTGCCTCATCCTGTTAATAATTGGGTAGTTGGAGTCGCTTTGGTTGGTACTTTAACTGGCCAGCTCGTGTTTGGTTGGCTCGGAGACAAACTTGGCCGAAAGAAAGTTTATGGACTCACTTTAATCCTCATGGTCATTTGTGCACTTTGCTCTGGTTTGTCATTCGGGTATAGCAAAAAAATTGTAATGGGGACACTCTGTTTCTTCAGATTCTGGCTTGGATTTGGCATTGGAGGAGATTATCCTCTTTCTGCCACAATCATGTCCGAATATGCAAATAAGAGAACTCGTGGGGCGTTTATTGCTGCAGTTTTTGCTATGCAAGGCGTTGGGATCGTATTTGCCGGCCTTGTTTCAATGACTGTTTCGAAAATCTTTCTTATGAATTACGCGGGTAAAGCGTTTAATGTGGATGAAGTTTTCTCCACGGAACCTGAGGCAGATTATGTTTGGCGAATAGTATTGATGCTTGGAGCTCTTCCAGCTCTTCTCACCTATTATTGGCGAATGAAGATGCCGGAAACAGGGCGTTACACTGCTATTATTGAGGGAAATGCTAAACAAGCAGCGCTTGACATGGGAAAGGTTCTTGACATTGAAATTCAAGCAGAAGGAGAAAAATTGGCCAAATTTAAAGCAGCCAATGAGTACCCTTTACTCTCCAATGAGTTCTTCATGCGCCACGGACTTCACTTAATAGGTACAATGAGTACTTGGTTCTTGTTGGACATAGCTTTCTACAGCCAAAATCTCACACAGAAGGACATATTCCCAACCATGGGTCTAGTTAGCGACGCCAAGAGCATTTCTGCGTTGATGGAGATGTTTGAGACATCACGTGCAATGTTTGTGATTGCGTTGCTCGGTACCTTCCCTGGTTACTGGTTCACAGTATTCTTCATTGAGAAAATCGGCAGGTTTAAGATACAATTGATGGGGTTCTTCATGATGTCAGTTTTCATGGCAATCATTGGGATCAAATATGATTACCTAAAGACAAAAGATCACAAATGGACATTCGCAGCTCTTTATGGCTTAACTTTCTTCTTTGCCAACTTTGGACCCAATTCGACAACATTTGTGCTCCCCGCGGAGCTCTTCCCGACAAGAGTGAGATCCACTTGCCACGCCCTGAGCGCAGCATCTGGAAAGGCAGGGGCAATGGTTAGTGCATTTGGGGTGCAGCAGTACACGCAAGATGGAAATATTCATAAAATCAAGAAAGCCATGATGTTTTTGGCCTTCACAAATATGATTGGATTTTGCTGCACCTTTTTGGTGACTGAGACAAAAGGAAGGTCACTGGAGGAAATATCAGGGGAGGATGAACAGAAGAATGAGACACAGATGAAGAGTACTAGGCCTGTCTCTGGCCACCAGGACGATGGATGGGATTGAGATATATATTGGCAAGTTTATTTTTCACTTTGAGCAATacgtatatgcatatatatatatatatatatatatatatatatatatataaaacaaatgTATTAATAAGTGGGCGATGGATGTCACACAATGTTGTGTTGCAGCTTCAGTCACCTCCTCCAGAATAAGGGCTTCACTAAGCAAGGAAATTAGAATACTAATAGTTTTCTTTCACCAATTGGCGTGTTGCAGTTGGTGGGGGGAATAATTTTGCATTTTCTATTTCCTGTCCTGTTCCCTCCCGAAGTGGTTATTTCCTTTGCAGTCTGAAGCAAAAAGTGGGTTAACTGTGTATTTATATTTTGTGTAAATATTGTTAGATCTTGTTGGTCTTTTTCTTGACAATGAAgttggaaaaaaggaaaagctACACTGTCTTATTGCCTTATACGCAGAGGCGGCCCACAATTTGAAGGCACTTTTGAATTCAACTAAAATTAACTTGGTATATAGGATGTCCATTATTAATATATCAcaatcttttaaaaatatatacatatatacatgaaATTTTTGTCAAACATTACGAGTAACGGTGAGTCCTCTTTGTATAGCATAGATCTGCCTCTGCTTAAATGAATTAATTTAGCTCCGTTTTAATAATtaagaaaagataaagaaaaaatatttggATCATAGCTAATTTGATTTGGTAGTCACGGACGAATCACAATGGCTAATCAAAATCGTGAAAAAGAAATCTACAGCAATTGAGAAGAGAAGGATAAGAACGAATGTGAGAGAGAGGGTGGGGGGTCTGAATCTCTCTTTTAAAAGGCAGAATTGGGACTCGCCCGGGGCTTGCCCTGGGGCGGAGCACTCGTAAAACGCTCTTAGAATTATGTGTGGGGCTTAGTTATGTGAGGCTTATGCCTCGGCCGACTCAAACACGCCCAACGCCCAACGTGCTGGGCTCCTAATAGAACTTTATGTAATTGTGTGTAACTAATATTGCAAATCCTCgaattttcttaataaattgTTGACCgttcaaaattacttttttttaattataaatcattaagttgagagtattttattaaaataaaagttattgcacgttatccactaagactgctatgataggaaattttaaataaaattttatttaaaagtatttatttattaacttttgttGTGCCTTTATTATATAATAGTCcataaatttttttataatttttttcctAAAAAAGATATTTCACGTTTACGAgatacaatacttattaatttaatgGCTCGGTATTAGCTAGTAATaatttacaaataattagttatcatCGTACAGTATAGTGAATTATGTATCACTTTATTAACTTattgaaacttaaaaataaatgaggcaagagaatcatatttaattgtgaattatatttttatataaattctctttccaatataaagcatattaaataaaaggagtatattacaaaaaatatcaaattataatagcgaaattctttcaagattcattactccttaagagataca encodes the following:
- the LOC104240175 gene encoding low affinity inorganic phosphate transporter 5-like isoform X2; the encoded protein is MASNNLTVLNALDTARTQWYHVTAVIIAGMGFFTDAYDLFCITTVSKLLGRLYYYDPATHAPGKLPHPVNNWVVGVALVGTLTGQLVFGWLGDKLGRKKVYGLTLILMVICALCSGLSFGYSKKIVMGTLCFFRFWLGFGIGGDYPLSATIMSEYANKRTRGAFIAAVFAMQGVGIVFAGLVSMTVSKIFLMNYAGKAFNVDEVFSTEPEADYVWRIVLMLGALPALLTYYWRMKMPETGRYTAIIEGNAKQAALDMGKVLDIEIQAEGEKLAKFKAANEYPLLSNEFFMRHGLHLIGTMSTWFLLDIAFYSQNLTQKDIFPTMGLVSDAKSISALMEMFETSRAMFVIALLGTFPGYWFTVFFIEKIGRFKIQLMGFFMMSVFMAIIGIKYDYLKTKDHKWTFAALYGLTFFFANFGPNSTTFVLPAELFPTRVRSTCHALSAASGKAGAMVSAFGVQQYTQDGKDFAAPFW
- the LOC104240175 gene encoding low affinity inorganic phosphate transporter 5-like isoform X1 → MPLRILNALDTARTQWYHVTAVIIAGMGFFTDAYDLFCITTVSKLLGRLYYYDPATHAPGKLPHPVNNWVVGVALVGTLTGQLVFGWLGDKLGRKKVYGLTLILMVICALCSGLSFGYSKKIVMGTLCFFRFWLGFGIGGDYPLSATIMSEYANKRTRGAFIAAVFAMQGVGIVFAGLVSMTVSKIFLMNYAGKAFNVDEVFSTEPEADYVWRIVLMLGALPALLTYYWRMKMPETGRYTAIIEGNAKQAALDMGKVLDIEIQAEGEKLAKFKAANEYPLLSNEFFMRHGLHLIGTMSTWFLLDIAFYSQNLTQKDIFPTMGLVSDAKSISALMEMFETSRAMFVIALLGTFPGYWFTVFFIEKIGRFKIQLMGFFMMSVFMAIIGIKYDYLKTKDHKWTFAALYGLTFFFANFGPNSTTFVLPAELFPTRVRSTCHALSAASGKAGAMVSAFGVQQYTQDGNIHKIKKAMMFLAFTNMIGFCCTFLVTETKGRSLEEISGEDEQKNETQMKSTRPVSGHQDDGWD